One genomic window of Parasteatoda tepidariorum isolate YZ-2023 chromosome 9, CAS_Ptep_4.0, whole genome shotgun sequence includes the following:
- the LOC139426449 gene encoding histone-lysine N-methyltransferase SETMAR-like — protein sequence MELNREHFRAIIFHNFRRGLSRQECFDELNSLFSDKAPSYSTVKNWYNEFNRGRCSIQDESRAGRPKSVVVPEKIDAVRELIKQDRHVTYREIEASLDISMTSINKILHEHLSVKKICSRWIPHNLTNAQKKARVDWCKEMLEKYVQGTSKAVYNIYTGDESWIYAYEPETKQQSTVWVFQDEAKPTKVVRGRSTSKQMIACFFGINGHVATVALEQRRTVNSEWYTTICLPEVIGEIRKKQKNRRIILHHDNASSHTSTQTKAFLTERKIELMGHPPYSPDLAPNDFFLFPHIKNKLRGQRFSTPEEAVDAFKTHVLELPQSDWKKCFENWFKRMQKCIDHHGEYFEKQ from the coding sequence atggaattgaatcgtgaacattttcgtgccattatttttcataactttcgacgtggattgtcaagacaagagtgcttcgatgaacttaattctttattcagcgataaagcgccatcctacagcactgtaaaaaattggtataacgaatttaatcgtggtcgatgttcgatccaggacgaatcccgtgcaggtcgtccaaaatccgttgttgtgccagaaaagatcgatgctgtgcgtgaactgataaagcaagatcgtcatgtgacataccgtgagatagaggcgtctttggacattagtatgactagcatcaataaaatattgcatgaacatttgagcgtaaaaaaaatttgttcgcgttggatcccgcataatctgacaaacgctcaaaaaaaggctcgtgtcgattggtgcaaggaaatgttggaaaaatacgttcaaggtacatcaaaggctgtgtataacatctacacaggtgacgaatcatggatctatgcatatgagccggaaacaaaacagcaatcaactgtatgggtcttccaagacgaggcaaaaccaacaaaagttgttcgaggaagaagcacatcgaaacaaatgattgcctgtttcttcggcattaacggtcatgtggcaacagtggcgttagagcaacgcaggacggtcaattctgaatggtacacgaccatttgtttgccagaagtcatcggagaaattcgaaaaaagcagaagaacaggcgaatcattcttcatcatgacaatgcgagctctcacacatcgactcaaacaaaggcatttctgacggagcgaaagatcgaactgatgggtcatccgccgtacagccctgatttggcacccaatgacttcttcttattcccacacatcaaaaataaattacgtggacaacgattttcgacccccgaagaagcggttgatgcattcaaaacgcatgttttggagttacctcaatcggactggaaaaagtgctttgaaaattggttcaaacgcatgcaaaagtgtattgatcatcatggagaatattttgaaaaacaataa